From a single Fusobacterium ulcerans ATCC 49185 genomic region:
- a CDS encoding pyridoxal-phosphate-dependent aminotransferase family protein, whose translation MYKANYLMMTPGPTMVRENVLKARCSFFGNPDLDPNFFTFYDKLCKKTGKLFGAKKAQTVIMNGEGMLGLDTACASLTEPGDKVLVISNGIFGEGFKGLVETYGGEVTLFETDVKSTLDIDKLRIFLEKNKDFKYATVVHCDTPSGVLNNVEIICKILKSEGIMTVVDSVAAVGGVQLNVDEWGIDIALGGSQKVFSAPSGITIMTVSNDAWEAIENRKTPIASFYCNLSLWKNCVKEQLFPYTMPASDLIAFDVAIDNIYKEGVEKVRERHHTAAEYVRTRLMDMGIELYLKNGYSPTVTAFCLPEGYDYKEVSNYLLHNFEVMIADSYSYLSNKVLRIGHMGENARFYRLDYTLKAIEKTLRILKK comes from the coding sequence TTGTATAAAGCTAACTATCTTATGATGACTCCTGGACCTACAATGGTAAGAGAAAATGTTTTAAAAGCTAGATGCAGCTTTTTTGGAAACCCTGATTTAGATCCTAATTTTTTTACTTTTTATGATAAATTATGTAAAAAAACTGGAAAATTATTTGGTGCTAAAAAAGCCCAGACTGTTATAATGAATGGCGAGGGTATGCTTGGATTAGATACTGCTTGTGCTTCACTTACTGAACCAGGAGATAAAGTTCTTGTTATATCTAATGGTATCTTTGGAGAAGGTTTCAAAGGTCTAGTAGAAACTTATGGTGGAGAGGTTACTTTATTTGAAACTGATGTTAAAAGTACTCTTGATATAGATAAATTAAGAATATTTCTTGAAAAAAATAAAGATTTTAAATATGCCACTGTAGTTCATTGCGATACTCCTTCTGGGGTACTTAATAATGTTGAAATTATTTGTAAAATTTTAAAATCTGAAGGGATCATGACAGTAGTTGACAGTGTTGCTGCTGTAGGTGGGGTTCAGTTAAATGTAGATGAATGGGGAATTGATATTGCTCTAGGAGGCTCTCAAAAAGTTTTTTCTGCTCCTTCTGGGATTACAATAATGACAGTAAGTAATGATGCATGGGAGGCTATTGAGAATAGAAAAACTCCAATCGCTTCTTTTTATTGTAACTTATCTTTATGGAAAAATTGTGTAAAAGAGCAGCTTTTCCCTTATACAATGCCTGCTAGTGATTTAATAGCTTTTGATGTTGCAATTGATAACATCTACAAAGAAGGAGTAGAAAAAGTTAGAGAAAGACATCATACTGCTGCTGAATATGTAAGAACTAGGCTTATGGATATGGGAATAGAACTTTATTTAAAAAATGGATATTCTCCAACAGTAACTGCTTTCTGCCTTCCAGAAGGTTATGATTACAAAGAAGTATCCAATTATCTTCTTCACAACTTTGAAGTAATGATAGCTGATTCTTATTCTTATCTAAGCAACAAAGTACTTAGAATAGGTCACATGGGTGAAAATGCTCGTTTCTACAGACTTGATTATACTTTAAAGGCTATTGAAAAAACTTTAAGAATTCTAAAAAAATAA
- a CDS encoding HAD family hydrolase, whose translation MIAAFFDIDGTIYRNSLLTEHFKKLIKYELLDFREYDTRVKEAFKLWDERVGDYDKYLLGLTQTYVDAIKGLSTKYNDFVADQVVELKGNRVYSYTRSMIKWHKEQGHKVIFISGSPDFLVSRMAKKWNADDFCGSIYHVENGILSGKISPMWDSENKMKSIDMFCKKYGIDLMKSYAYGDTHGDYSMLLSVGHPRAINPSLELLNSIKESDYLKKNTEIIIERKDVIYKVHSNVETL comes from the coding sequence ATGATTGCGGCATTTTTTGATATTGATGGAACAATTTATAGAAATTCTCTTCTGACTGAGCATTTTAAAAAACTTATAAAATATGAATTGTTGGATTTCAGAGAATACGATACAAGAGTAAAGGAAGCTTTTAAACTCTGGGATGAAAGGGTTGGAGATTATGACAAATATCTTCTTGGCCTCACACAAACTTATGTTGATGCTATAAAGGGACTTTCTACAAAATACAATGATTTTGTGGCAGATCAGGTAGTAGAATTAAAAGGGAATAGAGTTTATTCTTACACAAGAAGTATGATAAAATGGCATAAAGAGCAAGGACATAAAGTTATTTTTATTTCTGGAAGTCCAGATTTTTTAGTGTCCAGAATGGCTAAAAAATGGAATGCTGATGATTTTTGCGGTTCTATATACCATGTAGAAAACGGAATCCTTTCTGGAAAGATTTCTCCAATGTGGGATTCAGAAAATAAAATGAAATCTATAGATATGTTTTGTAAAAAATATGGTATTGATTTAATGAAAAGTTATGCTTATGGTGATACTCATGGGGATTACAGTATGCTACTTAGTGTTGGACATCCCAGAGCTATTAATCCAAGTCTTGAACTTTTGAATAGTATAAAAGAATCTGATTATCTGAAAAAAAATACAGAAATCATTATAGAAAGGAAAGATGTTATTTATAAAGTACATTCTAATGTGGAAACTTTATAA
- a CDS encoding RrF2 family transcriptional regulator has product MKITQETNCAIKTILYLSTLQRGEISSAKIIGKTIDFSDKFVLKVLRPLTSANIVLPFRGVTGGYCLGKTIDKINLLDVITAVQSDISILTVMKNMPKKNIKKDEIFSIFDQIQEFEKKFLKKITFDMILSNKVNLKNILEDII; this is encoded by the coding sequence ATGAAAATAACCCAGGAAACAAATTGTGCTATAAAAACTATTCTATATTTATCTACACTTCAAAGAGGAGAAATATCTTCTGCAAAGATTATTGGAAAAACTATTGATTTTTCTGATAAATTCGTTCTTAAAGTTCTGAGACCTTTGACAAGTGCAAATATAGTTCTCCCATTTAGAGGTGTTACTGGAGGATATTGTTTAGGAAAAACTATTGATAAAATCAATCTCTTAGATGTTATAACAGCAGTACAAAGTGATATAAGTATATTAACTGTTATGAAAAATATGCCTAAAAAAAATATTAAAAAAGATGAAATATTTTCTATATTTGATCAGATACAAGAATTTGAAAAAAAATTTTTAAAAAAAATTACCTTTGATATGATTTTAAGTAACAAAGTAAATTTAAAAAATATATTAGAAGATATTATTTAA
- the metF gene encoding methylenetetrahydrofolate reductase [NAD(P)H] yields the protein MKISELFKTKKTIVSFEVFPPNNIYSLEDVYSSIDELAKLQPDFMSVTYGAGGATRGRTVEIASKIKNDNKIEALAHLTCLGAKANEIDDILEQLRKNNIENILALRGDKPKGGLHIEDGDFKYAQDLISHIKKKKDFSIGGAYYPEGHQETNDLLDLFNLKTKVDSGTDFLISQIFFDNESFYRFRNKLNKLQINIPLVAGIMPVTNAKQIRKITSMCGCSIPEKFQKILNKYEDNPQALKEAGTAYATEQIIDLITSDIDGIHLYTMNKVDTAKKIMANIAHIREISGGSR from the coding sequence ATGAAAATTTCAGAATTATTTAAAACAAAAAAAACAATTGTATCCTTTGAAGTATTTCCACCAAATAATATATATTCTTTAGAAGATGTTTATTCTTCCATTGATGAGCTGGCAAAATTACAGCCAGACTTTATGAGTGTCACATATGGAGCTGGAGGAGCCACTAGAGGAAGAACAGTAGAGATTGCATCAAAGATTAAGAATGATAATAAAATAGAGGCTCTGGCACACCTCACTTGTCTTGGAGCTAAGGCAAATGAAATTGATGATATATTAGAACAGTTAAGAAAAAATAATATAGAAAATATTCTTGCTTTAAGGGGAGATAAACCTAAAGGTGGACTTCACATTGAAGATGGTGATTTTAAATATGCTCAAGATCTTATTTCTCACATAAAGAAAAAGAAAGATTTTTCAATAGGAGGGGCATATTATCCTGAGGGGCATCAAGAAACAAATGATCTTCTAGATCTCTTTAACTTAAAAACAAAGGTAGACTCTGGAACTGATTTTCTTATTTCTCAAATATTTTTTGATAATGAATCCTTTTATCGTTTCAGAAACAAATTGAATAAACTTCAAATAAATATTCCATTAGTTGCTGGAATAATGCCTGTTACAAATGCAAAACAGATAAGAAAAATAACCTCAATGTGTGGATGCAGTATTCCAGAAAAATTTCAAAAAATATTAAATAAGTACGAAGATAATCCTCAAGCACTGAAGGAAGCTGGAACTGCTTATGCTACTGAACAAATTATAGATTTAATAACATCTGATATTGATGGAATACATTTATATACCATGAATAAAGTAGATACAGCTAAAAAAATAATGGCAAATATAGCACATATAAGAGAAATTTCTGGAGGTAGCAGATAA
- a CDS encoding toxin-antitoxin system YwqK family antitoxin codes for MTNQYNKDGKKEGLWVKTYDNGRIQEEKNYVNGIREGEYKSYYMNGQVETHKFYKDGNIHGVYETFYSDGKLSSKRTLVNGETVGLYEEFFPNGKLKKSSEHVSNSTTTKNIKYFPNGQVKLDVNFKNGAMYGPYKEYFSNGVLYIECNYGENGKLDGVYKEYDAEGKLVKECHYSSGSEQFK; via the coding sequence ATGACAAATCAGTATAATAAAGATGGTAAAAAAGAAGGACTATGGGTAAAAACTTACGATAATGGGAGAATTCAAGAAGAAAAAAATTATGTAAATGGAATTAGAGAAGGAGAATATAAATCATATTATATGAATGGTCAGGTAGAAACTCATAAATTTTATAAAGATGGGAATATCCATGGAGTATATGAAACTTTCTACAGCGATGGAAAATTAAGCTCTAAACGTACTCTTGTAAATGGAGAAACAGTTGGACTTTATGAAGAATTTTTCCCAAATGGAAAATTAAAAAAATCATCAGAACATGTTAGCAATTCTACAACAACAAAAAATATAAAATATTTCCCAAATGGACAAGTGAAACTTGATGTTAATTTTAAAAATGGAGCTATGTATGGTCCTTATAAAGAATATTTTTCAAATGGAGTTCTCTATATAGAATGTAATTATGGAGAAAATGGAAAATTAGATGGTGTTTATAAAGAATATGATGCAGAAGGTAAATTGGTAAAAGAGTGCCATTATTCTAGTGGTTCTGAACAATTTAAATAA
- a CDS encoding 2-hydroxyacyl-CoA dehydratase has translation MREFHIGMDVGSTTIKIVCLDEKDNIIYSIYQRHLSNVRETTKKMFDDFLEHMKNNFGEDIKYKISITGSSGMGISSWIGIDFVQEVIACIKSIEALIPETDVAIELGGEDAKITFLKNDMDQRMNGSCAGGTGAFIDQIATLLDTDASGLNELAKGFDSIYPIAARCGVFAKTDIQPLINEGVRKENIAVSVFQAVVNQTITGLACGKKITGKVAFLGGPLFFLSELRNRFIDTLKLAPEDVVFPENSQLFVAQGAAFLSKENDAVFSYEELKTKVERLNEKDTSDTSRLQPLFETEDELNEFLERHEKEKIETRDLNTYEGNAYLGIDAGSTTIKVVLISEEKEILFSHYSHNKGNPLDNIIATLKKLYSKMNKNIIIKGSCVTGYGETLIKAALRVDIGIVETMAHYKGSQFFQPDVDFILDIGGQDMKCLKIQDGIITSILLNEACSSGCGSFLETFAHSLGMDILEFSRLGMESKSPADLGTRCTVFMNSKVKQAQKDGVEVADISAGLSYSVVKNTLFKVIKIKNKEELGKNIVVQGGTFLNNSVLRAFELVSERSVIRPNVAGLMGAFGAALIAMEQAGESSSIMTLDELNNFSCTTNLTRCKLCNNHCLLTIHKFKNGENFISGNRCDNPLGKMKKNTAPNMFDYKYNRLFNYTPLEPSKAARGEIGIPRVLNFYDSYPFWFTLLTNLGFRVIISDDSSKKLYEKGIDTISSDSICYPAKLVHGHIVDLIEKGVKRIFYPCVIFEEKEDEKSSNQFNCPIVMSYPEVINNNMDILKEKHIDLILPFFSFESKEILYKTVFEEFERFGISKSEAKIAVDAAWEEKYNFRKDMRNKALEIIADLEKTGKTGVVLCGRPYHCDKEIHHGIPNIINSFGIAVLTGDAVASLASLDEELRVIDQWTYHSRLYRAAAYVGKSKCLELIELNSFSCGIDAVTTDQVEEILANYGKVHTLLKIDEISNLGAVKIRIRSLLAALDYKKNALRSSIKKKIEYKRAQFTKKMKKEYTILAPQMAPMHFKLLKTAFKAEGYNLEVLDETQEALDCGLQYVNNDACYPSILVIGELIAALKSGKYDLDKTAVMISQTGGSCRATNYLGFLKKAIKDSGFEKIPILSLNASGFEKQEGFSITLPFAHKCLIAVSYGDILMKLLYHVRPYEKIKGSAFELYEKWNEKVKENIYNGKFSQFKNNINAIVNDFSKIEVSDEKKIRVGIVGEILVKFSPFANNNLTDFIEAEGGEVYTSSLMSFVKYCIYSDIFITERFKGKIAAMKLKAALWIIDQYTKVLNNALQKNPRFGHEDSIQDLAKKTSQYISIGNQSGEGWFLMGEMIEFIEKDVPNIVCVQPFGCLPNHITGKGMIKKLRSEYSNVNIAPIDYDPAYSEVNQLNRIKLMLSVARKNLKNS, from the coding sequence ATGAGAGAATTTCATATAGGAATGGATGTTGGTTCTACTACTATAAAAATAGTATGTCTTGATGAAAAAGATAATATTATCTATTCAATTTATCAAAGACATCTATCTAATGTTAGAGAAACAACTAAAAAAATGTTTGATGATTTTTTAGAACATATGAAAAATAATTTTGGTGAAGATATAAAATACAAAATAAGTATCACTGGTTCTAGTGGAATGGGGATATCTTCATGGATAGGAATAGATTTTGTACAAGAAGTTATTGCCTGCATAAAATCTATTGAAGCACTTATTCCAGAAACTGATGTAGCTATTGAACTTGGAGGGGAAGATGCAAAAATAACTTTCCTTAAAAATGATATGGATCAAAGAATGAATGGAAGTTGTGCTGGCGGTACAGGAGCATTCATTGATCAAATAGCTACCCTTTTGGATACAGATGCTTCAGGTCTTAATGAACTTGCTAAAGGATTTGACTCAATTTATCCAATCGCTGCCAGATGTGGAGTATTTGCAAAAACTGACATACAACCTCTTATTAATGAGGGGGTAAGAAAAGAAAATATAGCTGTATCTGTATTTCAAGCTGTAGTCAATCAAACTATAACTGGTCTTGCATGTGGTAAGAAAATTACAGGAAAGGTGGCTTTTTTAGGGGGTCCTCTTTTCTTTTTAAGCGAGCTTAGAAATAGATTTATTGATACATTAAAATTAGCCCCTGAAGATGTTGTTTTTCCTGAAAATTCACAACTTTTTGTTGCTCAGGGAGCTGCTTTTCTATCTAAAGAAAATGATGCAGTATTTTCTTATGAAGAGCTTAAAACTAAAGTAGAGCGTCTTAATGAAAAAGATACCTCTGATACTTCAAGATTACAGCCATTATTTGAAACTGAAGATGAACTGAATGAATTTCTTGAAAGACATGAAAAAGAAAAAATAGAAACAAGGGATTTAAATACTTATGAAGGAAATGCTTACCTTGGAATAGATGCAGGTTCCACTACAATTAAAGTAGTTCTTATTTCAGAAGAAAAAGAGATATTATTCTCACATTATTCTCATAACAAGGGAAATCCACTTGATAATATTATTGCTACGCTTAAAAAACTGTATTCAAAAATGAATAAAAATATTATTATTAAAGGTTCATGTGTAACTGGATATGGAGAAACTCTTATCAAGGCAGCTTTAAGAGTAGATATTGGTATAGTAGAAACTATGGCACATTATAAAGGATCACAATTTTTCCAGCCAGATGTTGATTTTATACTTGATATTGGTGGACAAGATATGAAATGTCTGAAAATACAAGATGGTATTATTACTTCTATTCTTTTAAATGAAGCTTGTTCTTCTGGATGTGGATCATTCCTTGAAACTTTTGCTCATTCCCTTGGAATGGATATTCTGGAATTTTCCAGATTAGGAATGGAATCTAAATCTCCAGCTGACCTTGGTACCAGATGTACTGTATTTATGAATTCAAAAGTTAAACAGGCACAAAAAGATGGAGTAGAAGTGGCTGATATTTCTGCTGGACTTTCTTACTCTGTTGTAAAAAATACACTTTTTAAAGTTATAAAAATAAAAAACAAAGAGGAATTAGGAAAAAATATAGTTGTTCAAGGAGGAACTTTCCTTAATAACTCTGTACTGAGAGCTTTTGAATTGGTTTCAGAAAGGAGTGTAATCAGACCTAATGTTGCTGGACTTATGGGAGCTTTTGGAGCTGCCCTTATAGCAATGGAACAGGCTGGAGAAAGTTCATCTATTATGACTTTAGATGAATTAAATAATTTCAGCTGTACTACAAACCTTACTAGATGTAAGCTTTGTAATAATCATTGTTTATTGACTATCCATAAATTTAAAAATGGTGAAAATTTTATATCAGGTAATAGGTGTGATAACCCTCTTGGAAAAATGAAGAAAAATACAGCACCTAATATGTTTGATTACAAATACAATAGATTATTTAATTATACACCTTTAGAACCTTCAAAAGCTGCTAGAGGAGAAATCGGTATTCCTAGAGTTTTGAATTTCTACGACTCATATCCATTCTGGTTTACACTGTTGACTAACCTTGGATTTAGAGTAATTATATCTGATGATTCATCTAAAAAATTATATGAAAAAGGGATTGATACTATTTCTTCTGATTCTATATGCTACCCTGCAAAACTTGTTCATGGACACATTGTAGACCTTATAGAAAAAGGTGTAAAAAGAATCTTCTATCCTTGTGTTATATTTGAAGAGAAAGAAGATGAAAAATCTTCTAATCAGTTTAACTGTCCAATTGTTATGTCATATCCAGAAGTTATTAATAATAATATGGATATTTTAAAAGAAAAACATATAGATTTAATACTTCCATTTTTCTCATTTGAAAGCAAAGAAATTCTTTATAAGACTGTTTTTGAAGAATTTGAAAGATTTGGAATATCAAAATCTGAAGCTAAAATTGCTGTAGATGCTGCATGGGAAGAAAAATATAACTTTAGAAAAGATATGAGAAACAAAGCTCTTGAAATAATTGCTGATCTAGAAAAAACTGGAAAAACTGGAGTAGTTCTTTGTGGAAGACCTTATCATTGTGACAAAGAAATTCATCATGGTATTCCAAATATAATAAATTCTTTTGGAATAGCTGTTCTTACTGGAGATGCTGTTGCCAGTCTTGCTTCTCTTGATGAAGAACTAAGAGTAATAGATCAATGGACGTATCATTCAAGATTATATAGAGCTGCTGCTTATGTTGGAAAAAGTAAGTGTCTTGAACTTATAGAGCTAAATAGTTTCAGCTGTGGTATAGATGCAGTAACTACTGATCAAGTAGAAGAAATTTTAGCCAATTATGGAAAAGTACATACTCTTTTAAAAATAGATGAAATAAGTAACCTTGGAGCTGTAAAAATAAGAATAAGAAGTCTTTTAGCTGCTCTAGACTATAAGAAAAATGCTCTTAGATCTTCTATTAAAAAGAAAATAGAATATAAACGAGCTCAATTTACTAAAAAAATGAAAAAAGAATATACTATTCTTGCTCCACAAATGGCACCTATGCATTTTAAATTATTAAAAACTGCATTCAAAGCTGAAGGATATAACCTTGAAGTGCTGGATGAAACACAAGAAGCATTAGATTGTGGACTTCAATATGTTAACAATGATGCTTGTTACCCATCTATATTGGTTATTGGAGAGCTCATTGCAGCATTAAAATCTGGAAAATATGATCTTGATAAAACTGCTGTTATGATTTCACAAACTGGTGGAAGCTGTCGTGCTACTAACTATTTAGGATTCTTGAAAAAAGCTATAAAAGACAGTGGTTTTGAAAAAATTCCTATTCTTTCTTTAAATGCAAGCGGGTTTGAGAAACAGGAAGGTTTTTCTATAACTCTTCCTTTTGCTCATAAATGCCTGATAGCTGTATCATATGGGGATATTCTTATGAAACTTCTTTATCATGTACGCCCCTATGAAAAAATTAAAGGAAGTGCTTTTGAATTATATGAAAAATGGAATGAAAAAGTCAAAGAAAATATATATAATGGTAAATTTTCTCAATTTAAAAATAATATAAATGCAATAGTAAATGATTTTTCTAAAATTGAAGTATCTGATGAGAAGAAGATAAGAGTAGGAATAGTAGGAGAAATTCTTGTTAAATTCAGTCCTTTTGCTAACAATAATTTAACTGACTTTATTGAAGCTGAAGGTGGAGAAGTTTACACTTCAAGTCTTATGAGCTTTGTAAAATATTGTATATATAGTGACATATTTATAACAGAAAGATTCAAAGGTAAAATTGCAGCAATGAAATTAAAAGCTGCTCTTTGGATAATAGATCAGTATACAAAAGTATTAAATAATGCATTACAAAAAAATCCTAGGTTTGGTCATGAAGATTCTATTCAAGACCTTGCTAAAAAAACTTCTCAATATATTTCAATAGGAAATCAGTCTGGAGAGGGTTGGTTCCTTATGGGAGAAATGATAGAGTTTATTGAAAAAGATGTTCCTAACATTGTTTGTGTTCAGCCTTTTGGTTGTCTTCCTAATCATATAACAGGAAAAGGTATGATCAAAAAATTACGATCAGAATACAGTAATGTCAATATAGCTCCTATAGATTATGACCCTGCTTATTCTGAAGTTAACCAGTTAAATAGGATAAAACTTATGCTGTCTGTTGCCAGAAAAAATCTAAAAAACTCTTAA
- a CDS encoding endonuclease/exonuclease/phosphatase family protein, which yields MKKIKLIFIYFILTAVIFAQEGYIASFNTLRLGKSQKDYTLTAQALEMFDIAGLIEVMDIEGVEKLVNALNKVSGEKWDYHISPYPVGKNSYKEYFAYVWKKDKVEFLKERGFYKDVEEKFARPPYGADFKIGEFDFTFVLVHSVFGKNESARRAEAFKMNEVYDYFQNMDSEENDVIIAGDFNLSGFDESFEKLLSHPDKIIYALSPTIKTTLGKKSLASSYDNMFLSTIYTKEFTGKSGALDFTQGQYRLMKDKISDHLPIFIVVEISEDDD from the coding sequence ATGAAAAAAATAAAATTGATTTTTATATATTTTATATTAACAGCAGTAATTTTTGCTCAAGAAGGATATATAGCGTCTTTTAACACATTAAGACTTGGAAAAAGTCAGAAAGATTATACTTTGACAGCTCAGGCTCTTGAAATGTTTGATATAGCAGGACTTATAGAAGTAATGGATATAGAAGGGGTAGAAAAGCTTGTTAATGCTTTGAATAAAGTTTCAGGGGAGAAATGGGATTATCATATATCTCCATATCCAGTAGGAAAGAATAGTTATAAGGAATATTTTGCTTATGTATGGAAAAAAGATAAAGTAGAATTTTTAAAAGAAAGAGGTTTTTATAAAGATGTAGAAGAGAAATTTGCAAGACCACCATATGGAGCAGATTTTAAAATAGGAGAATTTGATTTTACATTTGTTCTTGTTCATTCAGTATTTGGAAAAAATGAAAGTGCAAGAAGAGCAGAAGCTTTTAAGATGAATGAAGTGTATGACTATTTTCAAAATATGGATTCAGAAGAAAATGATGTTATTATTGCTGGAGATTTCAATCTTTCAGGATTTGATGAATCATTTGAAAAATTACTTTCTCATCCAGATAAGATAATATATGCTTTAAGTCCAACTATTAAAACTACACTAGGAAAGAAAAGTCTGGCAAGTTCTTATGATAATATGTTTCTTTCTACAATATATACTAAGGAATTTACTGGAAAAAGTGGAGCTTTAGATTTTACACAGGGACAATATAGACTTATGAAAGATAAAATATCAGATCATCTTCCTATATTTATAGTAGTAGAAATATCAGAGGATGATGATTAA
- a CDS encoding ABC transporter ATP-binding protein, with product MSGVTLKNIEKIYSNGFKAVHGIDLEIKSGEFMVLVGPSGCAKSTMLRMIAGLEDITRGELWIEGKLSNKLPPKDRGIAMVFQNYALYPHMTTYENMAFGLKMAKFSKKEIDKRVRETAERLEISDILDRKPKEMSGGQKQRVALGRAIVREPKVFLFDEPLSNLDAKLRVSMRVRITQLHKELLNEGKETIMIYVTHDQVEAMTMGDRICVLNKGKVMQVDTPMNIYNFPVNKFVAGFIGSPAMNIVEGELLKKNEDILVKLDNDVYLVLDKEKAEKVKDNVGEKIWFGIRPENIKVSDNNKIEKNRIQGTVSVVENMGNEVYIYFKIGKKEFTARTSTDVIKNISFGKKLLFDFNMLNIHIFHYKTEKNISK from the coding sequence ATGAGTGGAGTTACTTTAAAAAATATTGAAAAAATATATTCAAATGGCTTTAAGGCTGTTCATGGGATAGATTTAGAAATAAAATCTGGAGAATTTATGGTACTTGTTGGTCCATCAGGATGTGCTAAGTCAACTATGTTGAGAATGATAGCTGGACTGGAAGATATAACAAGAGGAGAATTATGGATAGAAGGAAAACTTTCCAATAAACTTCCACCTAAAGACAGAGGGATAGCTATGGTATTCCAAAATTATGCTCTTTACCCTCATATGACTACTTATGAAAATATGGCTTTTGGATTAAAAATGGCAAAGTTTTCTAAAAAAGAAATAGATAAGAGAGTAAGAGAAACTGCTGAAAGACTCGAAATAAGTGATATTCTGGATAGAAAACCCAAAGAAATGTCAGGGGGACAAAAACAGAGAGTAGCATTAGGCAGAGCTATAGTGAGAGAGCCAAAAGTATTTCTTTTTGATGAACCTCTTTCTAATTTAGATGCCAAATTAAGAGTGTCTATGAGAGTAAGAATAACACAGCTTCATAAAGAACTTCTCAATGAAGGGAAAGAAACTATAATGATATATGTAACCCATGATCAGGTAGAGGCAATGACAATGGGAGACAGAATATGTGTACTTAATAAAGGAAAAGTTATGCAAGTAGATACTCCTATGAATATATATAATTTTCCTGTAAATAAATTTGTAGCTGGATTTATTGGTTCACCAGCTATGAATATAGTTGAGGGAGAACTTCTGAAAAAGAATGAAGACATTTTAGTAAAGTTAGATAATGATGTTTATTTGGTTTTGGATAAAGAGAAAGCAGAAAAAGTAAAAGATAATGTTGGAGAGAAAATATGGTTTGGAATAAGACCAGAAAATATAAAAGTTTCAGATAATAATAAAATTGAAAAAAATAGAATTCAAGGAACTGTAAGTGTAGTTGAAAACATGGGAAATGAAGTATATATATATTTTAAAATAGGAAAAAAGGAGTTTACTGCAAGAACTTCCACAGATGTAATTAAAAATATTTCCTTTGGAAAAAAACTATTATTTGACTTTAATATGTTAAATATTCATATTTTTCATTATAAAACAGAAAAAAATATATCAAAATAG
- a CDS encoding GntR family transcriptional regulator has translation MCDFEKNNKMPLYGQLMNFLLSEIECDKFKEHEKLPSERELCDKFNLSRDTVRQAIFQLEKMGYIYKKHGKGTFVAPKQLKPDLYKFYDFTEEMKKLGKEAISKVLSFEIIPADKYIANALKIKENSNVHRITRLRLVDSIPLIFEKAYLPIEKFNYFYIDELNTSSLCNILKNRFSIKFSKGEETFYPITPDEDITRYLNLMKFQPVIKIERTTFEDEEPIMFTERIIRGDKFKYTITTSF, from the coding sequence ATGTGCGATTTTGAAAAAAACAATAAAATGCCATTATATGGGCAATTAATGAATTTTTTACTTTCAGAAATAGAATGTGATAAGTTCAAAGAACATGAAAAACTTCCTTCTGAAAGAGAACTTTGTGATAAATTTAATCTAAGTCGTGATACTGTAAGACAAGCTATTTTTCAGTTAGAAAAAATGGGATATATCTATAAAAAACATGGAAAGGGAACTTTTGTTGCTCCAAAACAATTGAAGCCTGATTTATATAAGTTTTATGATTTTACAGAAGAAATGAAAAAACTTGGAAAAGAAGCCATTTCTAAAGTTTTATCCTTTGAAATAATTCCAGCTGATAAATATATAGCAAATGCTCTAAAAATAAAAGAAAACAGCAATGTTCACAGAATTACTCGTTTAAGGCTTGTAGATTCTATCCCTCTTATTTTTGAAAAGGCATATCTGCCAATAGAAAAATTTAATTATTTTTATATAGATGAATTAAACACTTCTTCCCTTTGTAATATACTTAAAAATAGATTTTCTATAAAATTTTCTAAAGGAGAAGAAACTTTTTATCCAATTACTCCTGATGAAGATATAACAAGATATCTTAATTTAATGAAATTTCAGCCAGTAATAAAAATAGAAAGAACCACTTTTGAAGATGAGGAGCCAATCATGTTTACTGAAAGAATAATAAGAGGAGATAAATTTAAATATACAATAACAACTTCATTCTAA